The Actinopolyspora erythraea genome has a segment encoding these proteins:
- a CDS encoding type II toxin-antitoxin system Phd/YefM family antitoxin encodes MSDSISINEDGVAEVSVSDARKHLPAILDAIEEHDAFVYLTRSGRRVAAIMPPDIAENYEAIEDAYWSQRAEHAHAEVRSNTNPTMSWEQALVDLEGKAEA; translated from the coding sequence ATGAGTGACAGCATCTCGATCAACGAGGATGGAGTTGCCGAGGTCAGCGTGTCTGACGCCCGGAAACATCTCCCTGCGATCCTGGACGCCATCGAGGAACACGACGCATTCGTGTACCTCACCCGTTCCGGACGTCGCGTCGCGGCGATCATGCCGCCGGACATCGCCGAGAACTATGAAGCGATCGAAGACGCATACTGGTCACAACGCGCTGAACACGCCCACGCCGAGGTGCGTTCCAACACCAACCCCACCATGTCGTGGGAACAGGCACTGGTGGATCTGGAGGGCAAAGCGGAGGCGTGA
- a CDS encoding DUF5313 family protein, with translation MSGGVRPNPVRWLWYVYGGRLPERHREWVLHDVTCRTWALRHIARVFVQVSPGLLVLLLPGPLWITAMCVVGGLLMSLLYSTSSMVESCETRLVKHGYPLGTGRATRAERQTAEDAEAWQRYIERYRS, from the coding sequence ATGAGCGGCGGAGTCCGTCCGAACCCGGTGCGGTGGCTCTGGTACGTCTACGGTGGACGGTTGCCCGAACGCCACCGGGAGTGGGTGCTGCACGACGTCACCTGTCGGACCTGGGCCCTGCGGCACATCGCCCGGGTGTTCGTGCAGGTCTCCCCCGGGCTGCTCGTGCTGCTGCTGCCCGGGCCGTTGTGGATCACGGCGATGTGCGTGGTCGGCGGGCTGCTGATGTCGCTGCTGTACTCCACGTCGTCCATGGTGGAGAGCTGCGAGACCCGGCTCGTCAAGCACGGATACCCGCTCGGGACCGGACGTGCCACGCGTGCCGAGCGCCAGACGGCGGAGGACGCCGAGGCGTGGCAGCGCTACATCGAGAGATACCGTTCCTGA
- a CDS encoding type II toxin-antitoxin system RelE family toxin — MSYKIDITRSAQKTLASLDRQTRRRIEFAIDNLANEPRPDGCRKLSGVSNTWRIRVGHYRVLYTIKDHHLLVTVIELGHRREIYR; from the coding sequence GTGAGCTACAAAATCGACATTACGCGCAGTGCGCAGAAAACTCTGGCAAGTCTGGATCGCCAAACGCGCCGTCGGATCGAATTCGCCATCGACAACCTCGCGAACGAGCCCCGCCCTGATGGTTGCCGCAAGCTCTCCGGGGTGAGCAATACGTGGCGGATCCGAGTCGGCCACTATCGGGTGCTTTACACGATCAAAGATCATCACCTGCTGGTGACCGTGATCGAACTGGGCCATCGGCGAGAGATATATCGGTGA